Proteins encoded in a region of the uncultured Paludibaculum sp. genome:
- a CDS encoding antitoxin, whose protein sequence is MYTTHLRKVGASIMLAVPPALLDLLRLRPGVKVGIAVEGGQLVVKPHSRPRYTLDELLAQCDTKAARSKEDLEWVRGKAAGGELI, encoded by the coding sequence ATGTACACAACCCATCTGCGCAAGGTCGGCGCGTCGATCATGCTGGCGGTTCCGCCGGCACTACTTGACCTCCTGCGGCTGCGGCCGGGCGTGAAAGTCGGCATTGCGGTGGAAGGCGGTCAACTGGTGGTGAAACCGCACTCGCGTCCCCGCTACACGCTGGATGAACTCCTTGCTCAATGCGATACCAAGGCGGCGAGGAGCAAGGAAGATCTTGAGTGGGTCCGGGGCAAGGCGGCCGGTGGTGAGCTGATCTGA
- a CDS encoding alpha/beta hydrolase, which translates to MHPAAQQGGKRLRSWVRFAIAGASAFAVVAGIGAMYQNLASDRDWKLVPPPGVRVDVGGYRMHMLCMGVGGPTVVLDSGLGDYSIHWRRVQGEIAGVTRTCSYDRAGLGWSDPSPRVRTSAVIAEELHTLLHRAGIRPPYILVGHSMGGLHVRMFQRLYPSETEGMTLIDSSHPDQDGRFPPSITAAIANYQEHLRRMRLLMPFGIPRLFRWCGEGNPELQPALRANACRTAAIHETVAESEAFNSSANEVRAAGWLGELPLVVISEDPAKNAPEGVGVFEAMQSDLAGLSSHSARIVAIGSGHQIHWERPDLVVSAIRAMVAEIRHAQP; encoded by the coding sequence ATGCATCCTGCAGCTCAACAGGGCGGCAAGCGTTTGAGATCGTGGGTCAGGTTTGCCATCGCCGGGGCCAGTGCTTTCGCCGTTGTCGCCGGTATCGGTGCGATGTACCAGAACCTTGCGAGCGATAGAGACTGGAAACTGGTTCCCCCGCCGGGTGTGCGCGTTGATGTAGGCGGCTATCGCATGCACATGTTGTGCATGGGGGTCGGCGGACCGACGGTGGTTCTCGATTCCGGATTGGGCGACTATTCCATTCACTGGCGCAGGGTTCAGGGGGAGATCGCCGGCGTCACCCGCACTTGCTCCTATGATCGCGCCGGACTTGGCTGGAGCGATCCCAGTCCCCGGGTGCGGACCAGCGCGGTGATCGCGGAGGAATTGCACACCTTGTTGCACCGGGCCGGGATCCGGCCGCCTTATATCCTGGTCGGCCATTCAATGGGGGGATTGCACGTGCGGATGTTTCAGCGCCTCTATCCATCCGAGACCGAAGGTATGACGCTGATCGACTCATCGCATCCCGACCAGGATGGCCGGTTTCCGCCTAGCATCACCGCGGCCATAGCGAATTATCAAGAGCACCTCAGGCGTATGCGACTATTGATGCCGTTTGGAATTCCACGCCTGTTTCGGTGGTGTGGCGAGGGAAATCCAGAACTGCAGCCGGCGTTGCGAGCCAATGCGTGCCGAACAGCTGCAATCCACGAGACCGTCGCGGAATCAGAGGCATTCAATTCGAGCGCGAACGAAGTCCGAGCAGCGGGATGGTTGGGCGAGTTGCCGCTTGTTGTGATTTCAGAGGATCCGGCAAAGAACGCACCGGAGGGCGTGGGCGTCTTTGAAGCCATGCAGTCGGACCTTGCCGGACTCTCTTCGCATAGCGCCCGAATAGTCGCCATTGGCAGTGGTCATCAAATCCATTGGGAACGGCCTGACCTTGTGGTCAGCGCAATTCGAGCGATGGTCGCGGAGATCCGACACGCGCAGCCATAG
- a CDS encoding NADP oxidoreductase has translation MSKAKVATVWLDGCSGCHMSLLDIDEVLIDVLHKADIVYGPLVDAQEFPEGVDVTLTEGAVSSQHDYKLIQQIRKRTKILIALGDCAVTGNVPSMRNTIPTKRLLERAYVEGADIHQRAPSDGVPALLRHAVPVQEIVKVDLHLPGCPPKPALIAFALTELLAGRKPDLTNPSVAGLVKFG, from the coding sequence ATGAGCAAAGCCAAGGTAGCCACAGTCTGGCTGGATGGATGCAGCGGATGCCATATGTCGCTGCTCGACATCGACGAGGTGCTCATCGACGTGCTGCACAAGGCCGACATCGTCTACGGTCCTCTGGTCGATGCCCAGGAGTTCCCGGAAGGCGTCGACGTGACGCTCACCGAAGGCGCGGTCAGCAGCCAGCACGACTACAAGCTCATCCAGCAGATCCGCAAGCGGACGAAGATCCTCATCGCGCTGGGCGACTGCGCCGTCACCGGCAACGTGCCCTCCATGCGCAACACCATCCCCACGAAGCGCCTGCTCGAGCGGGCTTATGTGGAAGGGGCCGACATCCACCAGCGGGCCCCTTCTGACGGCGTGCCGGCCCTGCTCCGGCACGCCGTCCCCGTCCAGGAGATCGTCAAAGTGGATCTCCATCTGCCGGGCTGTCCGCCCAAACCCGCGCTCATCGCATTCGCCCTCACGGAACTGCTGGCCGGCCGTAAGCCCGACCTCACCAACCCCTCCGTCGCGGGCCTGGTCAAGTTCGGCTGA
- a CDS encoding ATP-binding protein encodes MGTRPDYANAIIAIRGFAEVLGREIDRIIPEFTDHSIRHMDCMWWVADEVITENEAQQLSAGESLLLAGAFYLHDLGMAFAATSEGVAALRATPAYSAAFQRLQRAGAIAPERADVLAIRLVSRELHAQKALELATKPIPGLERYLIEDSEFRKRWSHLLGQISESHHWGLDQVHRILGSRNATPTSDGELADLGYVACLLRIVDYAHVNSDRADDLERALRSEINPDSSVHWNAQANITGPSRQQDELVYSCTSPIADVDAWWLFFDTASGLNNEIRSVREYLKSRSISSGRFSLQGVRGVESPQSFTQYVQLAGDTVPIDVRVQPHSMERVVELLGGKQLYGADGMAPLRELIQNARDAISLRTAVDQSNGARPSEGRISITFHEEKERSILAIRDNGIGMKRDVVVRHLIGVGSDFWHSAEFYRDFGKAEENGFEPIGKFGIGFLSVFMLGDYIEVETEAVGAPRVKLTLRGVGRRGHLSETPSTGNIGTEVKVRLNPGVTLSATRLASVVRARAPMLGVPIDIAVRSSGSVVSETIQPGWWKHIDERDLMTFVKTWHSYAYNGREPEPNGDRAYRYYPVHTGGKFDLMGWPGPNPQLLSGNARAVSGGGETAYGVLRCSQGIAIDVAHHADVTGIMEIGRVELTASRESVDIGAAKRGYRRQMAGEDEHGRALTEALRSEVLGKLNDLDRFGMIPARLRFLRYLGSVYGMALLRETSARWIPVLEPPGNIIHRSFAELVATLAQQTRLIVGTGLSHASAYSIAVGRIPMIELGQTLAVAFRHEEIDIGYSDKERLKLEHAGSIVDTFDGVIDKLPASSVKLELLPFLLELIAEAWELPQEKIRAQEWILDVENEIFWSLLSRGVEGQDGLRQAARAFPWKTR; translated from the coding sequence TTGGGCACTCGGCCCGACTACGCCAATGCGATCATTGCGATTCGCGGGTTTGCCGAAGTCCTTGGTCGAGAGATCGATCGCATCATCCCGGAGTTCACCGATCATTCTATTCGACACATGGATTGCATGTGGTGGGTAGCGGACGAGGTGATTACGGAAAACGAAGCCCAGCAGTTGTCAGCCGGCGAATCTCTTCTGCTCGCGGGGGCATTCTACCTGCATGACTTGGGAATGGCTTTTGCAGCGACGTCCGAAGGTGTCGCGGCACTTAGGGCGACACCCGCGTACAGTGCCGCGTTTCAAAGACTGCAACGAGCAGGCGCTATTGCACCCGAACGGGCTGACGTGCTCGCAATCCGGTTGGTTAGCCGAGAACTCCACGCCCAGAAAGCGCTCGAACTTGCGACAAAGCCCATACCGGGCTTGGAGCGATATTTGATCGAAGACAGTGAGTTTCGGAAGCGATGGTCGCATCTCCTCGGACAGATATCGGAAAGCCATCACTGGGGCTTGGATCAGGTGCACCGCATTCTTGGATCCCGGAACGCCACTCCTACGAGCGACGGTGAACTAGCTGATCTGGGTTACGTCGCCTGCCTGCTGCGAATCGTCGACTACGCGCATGTCAATAGTGACCGTGCGGACGATCTTGAGAGGGCGCTGCGGTCGGAAATCAATCCGGACAGTAGTGTGCACTGGAACGCTCAGGCGAACATTACCGGACCGTCTCGGCAACAGGATGAGTTAGTATACTCCTGCACCTCACCAATTGCCGATGTGGATGCCTGGTGGCTGTTCTTTGACACAGCGTCCGGGCTCAACAACGAAATCCGTAGTGTGCGGGAGTACCTGAAGAGTCGATCGATTTCGTCAGGACGATTTTCTCTGCAAGGCGTAAGAGGTGTCGAGTCGCCCCAGTCCTTCACGCAGTACGTTCAACTCGCTGGTGACACCGTCCCGATTGATGTTCGAGTGCAGCCTCACTCCATGGAACGAGTCGTCGAGCTTCTCGGAGGGAAGCAGTTATATGGCGCAGATGGAATGGCCCCGCTCCGCGAGTTGATTCAAAACGCGCGTGACGCAATCAGTCTCCGGACTGCGGTGGATCAGTCGAACGGGGCACGCCCATCAGAAGGCAGGATTTCGATCACGTTCCACGAAGAGAAGGAGCGCTCCATTCTAGCGATTCGCGACAACGGGATCGGCATGAAGCGTGACGTTGTAGTGAGACATTTGATCGGAGTCGGATCCGACTTCTGGCATTCGGCAGAATTCTACAGGGACTTCGGCAAAGCGGAGGAGAACGGCTTCGAGCCGATCGGTAAGTTCGGAATTGGCTTTTTGTCTGTATTCATGTTGGGAGATTATATAGAAGTTGAAACCGAGGCCGTCGGCGCACCACGAGTAAAGCTGACGTTGCGTGGTGTAGGGCGCCGTGGGCATCTCAGCGAGACTCCATCGACCGGAAATATTGGAACCGAAGTCAAGGTGCGGCTCAATCCGGGAGTCACTCTCTCTGCCACCCGGTTGGCCAGTGTCGTGCGCGCAAGGGCGCCGATGCTTGGGGTCCCGATCGACATCGCCGTACGCTCCAGCGGTTCGGTCGTATCAGAAACGATTCAGCCGGGTTGGTGGAAGCATATTGACGAACGCGATCTGATGACCTTCGTCAAGACGTGGCACAGCTACGCCTACAATGGTCGAGAGCCTGAGCCGAATGGTGATCGCGCATACCGGTACTATCCTGTGCATACAGGTGGAAAATTCGACCTGATGGGCTGGCCCGGCCCTAATCCACAATTATTAAGCGGTAATGCCCGTGCGGTGAGTGGCGGAGGGGAGACCGCCTATGGCGTGCTTCGGTGTTCGCAAGGAATCGCAATCGATGTCGCCCACCACGCGGATGTCACAGGCATCATGGAAATCGGCCGTGTCGAACTCACCGCGTCTCGTGAATCTGTTGACATTGGAGCTGCGAAACGTGGTTATAGGCGCCAGATGGCCGGCGAAGATGAGCATGGCCGAGCCTTAACTGAAGCGCTCCGATCAGAGGTGCTGGGCAAACTGAACGATCTTGACCGATTTGGCATGATTCCGGCGCGACTAAGATTCTTACGATACTTGGGTTCCGTGTACGGAATGGCGTTGCTGCGCGAGACAAGCGCAAGATGGATTCCTGTCCTCGAACCACCTGGCAACATCATTCATCGTTCGTTTGCCGAGCTTGTCGCCACGCTGGCCCAGCAGACCCGACTTATTGTCGGGACCGGGTTGTCACACGCCTCCGCCTACAGCATCGCCGTCGGACGTATTCCGATGATCGAGCTTGGACAAACACTCGCCGTTGCATTCCGGCATGAAGAGATTGACATCGGATATTCCGATAAGGAGCGACTGAAATTGGAGCATGCTGGGTCGATTGTGGACACTTTTGACGGAGTAATCGATAAATTGCCAGCATCCTCGGTGAAGCTAGAGCTGCTGCCATTTCTGCTTGAACTCATTGCAGAGGCTTGGGAGTTACCTCAAGAGAAAATTCGTGCACAGGAATGGATTCTAGACGTGGAGAACGAAATATTCTGGTCGCTTCTGAGTCGTGGTGTTGAAGGCCAAGATGGATTAAGGCAGGCCGCGCGCGCATTTCCGTGGAAAACACGGTGA
- a CDS encoding type II toxin-antitoxin system PemK/MazF family toxin, producing the protein MKRGDVWLIGLDPTEGHEQKGGRPILIVSPEAFNRVTKVPVVLPITSAGNFPRTAGFAVSLSGAGMQTTGVVRCDQPCALDLGARGGKRLESVPDAIVEEVLARLSAIFE; encoded by the coding sequence ATGAAGCGCGGTGATGTCTGGCTGATTGGGCTCGATCCCACGGAAGGGCATGAGCAAAAAGGGGGACGGCCCATCTTGATCGTCTCACCGGAGGCTTTCAACCGCGTGACCAAAGTGCCGGTGGTTCTGCCCATTACCAGCGCAGGAAACTTCCCGCGGACAGCGGGTTTTGCGGTCTCGCTGTCGGGGGCAGGAATGCAGACCACCGGTGTTGTCCGCTGCGATCAACCTTGCGCGCTGGATCTGGGCGCACGCGGGGGGAAGAGACTGGAGAGCGTGCCTGACGCGATTGTCGAGGAAGTGCTGGCGAGGCTGTCGGCGATATTCGAATGA
- a CDS encoding Ni/Fe hydrogenase subunit alpha, whose product MPSTITINHVTRIEGHARIDIHLNDLGKVASTQFHVTQFRGFEKFTEGRPYYEMPAITARICGICPVSHLLASVKACDAIMAVQIPEPAALLRELLHCAQFVQSHALSFFHLSAPDLLLGFDSDPALRNIVGLIEKHPEAARDGIALRKFGQQAIERMAGERIHPSWTVPGGVNKPLSADARDHILTGLPIAKSIIRRTLKNFKAMLDDFPEESAAFGNMPTAYAGLSGLDGEFKIYDGVLRFIDNSAKPLATVAKPLEYSKYIGEATMPDSYLKAPYFKPLGYPEGIYRVGPLGRLNVAARMGTPEADVELDEYRQRLGRIVQSSFFYHYARLIEALYGVERMEELLNEPLITDTHVRAEAGVNASQGVGIIEAPRGVLIHHYKVDDNGAITWANLIVATGHNNLALNHSIRQVAEQFVDGAQLKEGAVNRVSAVVRAYDPCLSCSTHAYGGPAVDLRLWSPQGELVDSWPRMG is encoded by the coding sequence ATGCCATCTACTATCACCATCAATCACGTCACACGCATCGAAGGCCATGCCCGCATCGATATCCATCTGAACGACCTCGGCAAGGTCGCCTCCACTCAGTTCCACGTCACCCAGTTCCGGGGCTTTGAGAAGTTCACTGAAGGCCGGCCCTACTACGAGATGCCCGCCATCACGGCGCGCATCTGCGGCATCTGCCCGGTCAGCCATCTTCTTGCGTCCGTCAAAGCCTGCGACGCCATCATGGCCGTCCAGATCCCCGAGCCCGCCGCCCTGCTCCGCGAGCTCCTCCACTGCGCCCAGTTCGTCCAGAGCCACGCCCTCAGCTTCTTCCACCTCTCCGCGCCCGACCTGCTGCTGGGCTTCGACTCCGACCCGGCCCTGCGCAACATCGTCGGCCTCATCGAGAAACACCCGGAAGCGGCTCGCGACGGCATCGCCCTGCGCAAGTTCGGCCAGCAGGCCATCGAGCGCATGGCCGGAGAGCGCATCCACCCCTCCTGGACCGTGCCCGGAGGCGTCAACAAACCGCTCTCCGCTGACGCCCGCGACCACATCCTCACCGGTCTCCCCATCGCCAAATCGATCATTCGCCGCACGCTCAAGAACTTCAAGGCGATGCTCGACGACTTCCCCGAAGAGAGCGCCGCCTTCGGCAACATGCCCACCGCCTACGCCGGCCTCTCCGGCCTGGACGGCGAATTCAAGATCTACGACGGCGTGCTTCGCTTCATCGACAATTCAGCCAAGCCGCTAGCCACCGTGGCGAAACCGCTGGAGTACTCCAAGTACATCGGCGAAGCCACGATGCCCGATTCGTACCTGAAGGCGCCCTACTTCAAGCCGCTGGGCTACCCGGAAGGCATCTACCGGGTCGGTCCGCTGGGCCGGCTGAACGTAGCCGCCCGCATGGGCACGCCGGAAGCCGACGTTGAATTGGACGAGTACCGGCAACGGCTGGGCCGCATCGTGCAGAGCTCGTTCTTCTATCACTACGCCCGCCTGATCGAGGCGCTCTACGGCGTGGAACGCATGGAGGAACTCCTCAACGAACCGCTGATCACCGACACGCACGTCCGCGCCGAAGCCGGAGTCAACGCCAGCCAGGGCGTAGGCATCATCGAAGCGCCGCGCGGCGTCCTGATCCACCACTACAAGGTGGACGACAACGGCGCCATCACCTGGGCGAACCTGATCGTAGCCACAGGCCACAACAACCTGGCCCTGAACCACAGCATCCGCCAGGTAGCGGAACAGTTCGTAGACGGAGCTCAGTTGAAAGAGGGAGCCGTCAACCGCGTCTCGGCCGTAGTCCGAGCCTACGACCCATGTCTGAGCTGCTCCACCCACGCGTATGGTGGACCGGCTGTGGATCTGAGGCTGTGGAGCCCGCAAGGGGAGTTGGTGGATTCCTGGCCACGGATGGGGTAG
- the hoxU gene encoding bidirectional hydrogenase complex protein HoxU, with protein sequence MPQKISLRIDGELIHTAAGQSILDAAKAHNKFIPSLCHMKGLSSVGACRLCIVEVAGVGRLLPACTTPVQDGMSVTTQSDKLRRYRRIALELLFAERNHVCAVCVSNGFCELQGLAKRLGVTNIRYPYTYPKVPIDLTHPRYTSDQNRCILCSRCVRVCAEVEGAHVWEISGRGVGSRLVCELNRSWGESTNCTSCGKCVQSCPTGAIAEKGFAVEEMSKRTDPISRLATLRAAGADNKPGVIL encoded by the coding sequence ATGCCTCAGAAGATATCCCTCCGCATTGATGGCGAGCTGATCCACACGGCCGCCGGCCAAAGCATCCTGGACGCCGCCAAGGCTCACAACAAATTCATCCCCTCGCTGTGCCATATGAAAGGGCTCAGCTCCGTCGGCGCTTGCCGGCTGTGCATCGTCGAAGTGGCCGGCGTCGGGCGGCTCCTGCCCGCCTGTACCACCCCGGTTCAGGACGGCATGTCCGTCACCACGCAATCGGACAAGCTGCGCCGCTACCGCCGCATCGCCCTGGAACTGCTGTTCGCGGAACGCAATCACGTCTGCGCGGTCTGCGTCTCCAACGGCTTCTGCGAACTCCAGGGCCTGGCCAAACGGCTAGGCGTCACCAACATTCGCTATCCCTACACTTACCCCAAGGTCCCCATCGACCTCACACACCCGCGCTACACCTCCGATCAGAACCGCTGCATTCTCTGTTCGCGCTGTGTGCGCGTGTGTGCCGAAGTGGAGGGCGCCCATGTCTGGGAGATCTCCGGACGCGGCGTCGGGTCGCGTCTCGTCTGCGAGCTGAATCGAAGCTGGGGCGAGTCCACCAACTGCACCAGTTGCGGGAAGTGCGTCCAGAGCTGCCCCACCGGCGCCATCGCCGAAAAGGGTTTCGCCGTCGAGGAGATGAGCAAGCGCACCGATCCCATCAGCCGTCTGGCCACCTTACGAGCCGCGGGCGCCGATAACAAACCGGGAGTGATCTTATGA
- a CDS encoding PIN domain-containing protein: MLDANILIRAVLGTRVLGLLRKYAGRVEFMAPDVMFQEAREHLPGILESRRIPTAPAMAALELVDRLVQMVEAETYGPFESIARERIDRRDEEDWPVLAAALALGCPIWTEDTDFFGCGVATWTTDRVELYLAKAADREI, encoded by the coding sequence GTGCTGGATGCTAACATCCTGATTCGAGCGGTGCTGGGGACGCGGGTGCTGGGTTTGCTTCGGAAGTACGCGGGGCGGGTCGAGTTCATGGCCCCCGATGTTATGTTTCAGGAAGCGAGAGAGCATCTGCCGGGTATCCTGGAGTCGCGGAGGATTCCGACGGCTCCGGCAATGGCGGCGCTTGAACTTGTGGATCGGTTGGTCCAAATGGTCGAAGCGGAAACTTACGGTCCATTTGAGTCGATTGCCCGCGAGCGGATTGACAGGCGCGACGAAGAGGATTGGCCGGTGCTGGCCGCTGCCCTCGCGCTCGGGTGCCCGATTTGGACGGAGGACACCGACTTTTTCGGCTGCGGCGTGGCGACATGGACGACGGATCGCGTTGAGTTGTACCTGGCGAAGGCTGCGGACCGAGAAATATAA
- a CDS encoding type IV toxin-antitoxin system AbiEi family antitoxin domain-containing protein, with translation MQRTSSRDLYQIAEAQSGYFTTKQAAHLGYTASKRNYHVGAGNWVREHRGIYRLALFLSPPRPDLILWWLWSRGRSDSPQGVFSHRTALALDELTDVNPARIDLTVPPTFRKGSEIPPVLRLHFAEVAASDIEVVENVPVTTALRTILDVWREQSLQESSLRDAFQDARRLGKLTTGQVAKARKNPGVAQIIESLEQGHR, from the coding sequence ATGCAGAGGACCAGTAGCCGGGACCTCTACCAGATCGCTGAAGCACAGAGTGGCTATTTCACAACGAAGCAGGCCGCACACCTCGGATACACAGCCAGCAAACGGAACTACCACGTCGGAGCCGGCAACTGGGTTCGGGAGCATCGAGGCATCTATCGCCTTGCGCTCTTCCTGTCGCCCCCCCGCCCCGATTTGATCCTCTGGTGGCTTTGGTCTCGAGGCCGTAGCGACTCACCGCAGGGCGTGTTCAGTCACCGTACGGCCCTCGCACTCGACGAACTCACCGATGTCAACCCGGCGAGGATCGATCTGACCGTACCGCCCACCTTTCGAAAAGGTTCGGAGATCCCGCCTGTGCTCCGGCTGCACTTCGCCGAGGTCGCCGCCTCCGACATAGAGGTGGTCGAAAACGTCCCGGTGACTACTGCACTGCGAACGATCCTCGACGTCTGGCGGGAGCAATCACTCCAAGAATCCTCTCTTCGAGATGCTTTCCAGGATGCAAGGCGCCTGGGCAAACTGACCACTGGACAGGTTGCTAAGGCCCGTAAGAACCCCGGCGTCGCTCAGATCATTGAATCGCTGGAACAGGGCCACCGATGA